From Danaus plexippus chromosome 11, MEX_DaPlex, whole genome shotgun sequence, the proteins below share one genomic window:
- the LOC116765705 gene encoding uncharacterized protein LOC116765705 — MTMDIQNNFQNYKEQSPDSKETNLNIESAKTSQHLKTDMQPTILNQAKPSKRSFDVAFLMMPDEKIRQSVQPERQLRVSKQLFNTEEWEQPAKRVTDLYKQDEYSNENILDSRDHDEDRMRINNNISPTFSSDINIDVGTDEYPNKSMYCSDSDTSERSRSRPNSNESAARHPKFLPEYKNKIFDDPTLISIQTRARFENRFGDKANDISPKSAFTKVSNFSMRSPNPSVSPDNLLYQNSISPPLSTSSPSSSSYNKTGFNNILTPAHLLNGHNFFKGQNAPSSSPNYTESSTLQRASGSFKSIDYQNKQDSKNIQMLPNKMNFIPFRPELPYLQAGPSYPFGVQNFQQPNPDIMKFSAPPREPVNPLIANPAAAILSTLLPSTIAAFSLPAQNVCAKCSISFRMTSDLVYHMRTHHKSESIADPSRRKREEKLKCPVCNESFRERHHLTRHMTAHQDKEGDLDEVTPVQNYSKKGKQFYPHSGGSMLHK; from the coding sequence ATGACAATGgacatacaaaataactttcaaaacTATAAAGAACAGTCTCCGGACTCGAAAGAAActaatttgaatattgaaaGTGCAAAAACTTCTCAACATTTGAAGACAGACATGCAGCCGACGATACTTAATCAAGCAAAACCATCAAAACGTTCTTTCGATGTTGCTTTTCTTATGATGCCAGATGAAAAAATTCGTCAGTCAGTGCAACCAGAGCGACAATTGCGagtttcaaaacaattattcAACACGGAAGAGTGGGAGCAACCAGCCAAAAGGGTAACAGATTTATATAAGCAAGATgaatattcaaatgaaaatattttagattcgAGAGATCACGACGAAGATCGTATGcgtataaacaataatatatctcCTACTTTTAGTTCAGACATTAATATAGATGTTGGTACAGACGAATATCCAAATAAGTCTATGTACTGCAGTGATTCCGATACTTCGGAACGGTCAAGAAGTCGTCCGAACTCCAACGAGAGCGCTGCAAGACACCCGAAATTTTTGCcggaatataaaaacaaaattttcgaCGATCCAACTCTAATAAGCATTCAAACTAGAGCAAGATTTGAAAATCGTTTTGGGGATAAGGCGAATGACATTTCGCCAAAAAGCGCTTTCACAAAAGTGTCAAACTTTTCGATGCGATCTCCGAACCCCTCAGTAAGCCCCGATAATCTTCTTTATCAGAATTCTATAAGTCCACCTCTATCAACTTCGAGTCCATCTTCAAGCTCTTACAATAAAACTGgtttcaataatattcttaCACCAGCTCATTTGTTAAACGGTCATAACTTCTTTAAAGGACAAAATGCTCCATCCAGCTCGCCGAACTACACTGAATCAAGTACTTTGCAAAGAGCAAGTGGATCTTTTAAATCAATTGATTACCAGAATAAACAAGACtcgaaaaatattcaaatgttaccaaataaaatgaattttattccatttagACCTGAGTTGCCATATTTACAAGCTGGACCCTCCTATCCCTTCGGTGTCCAAAATTTTCAACAACCGAATCCAGACATTATGAAATTTTCGGCACCTCCGAGAGAGCCAGTAAATCCTTTGATAGCAAATCCCGCTGCTGCAATATTAAGCACTCTTTTACCTTCGACCATAGCCGCATTTTCTTTGCCAGCTCAGAATGTTTGCGCCAAATGCAGTATAAGCTTTAGAATGACTTCGGATTTGGTCTACCATATGAGGACTCATCATAAAAGCGAGTCAATTGCCGATCCCAGTAGGAGGAAGCGAGAGGAAAAACTGAAATGTCCAGTCTGCAACGAGAGCTTTAGAGAAAGACACCACCTGACTCGACACATGACGGCGCATCAAGATAAAGAAGGAGATTTGGATGAAGTGACACCTGTTCAGAATTATAGTAAGAAGGGCAAACAGTTTTACCCTCACTCGGGAGGATCTATGCTTCACAAATGA